The following proteins come from a genomic window of Gossypium raimondii isolate GPD5lz chromosome 5, ASM2569854v1, whole genome shotgun sequence:
- the LOC105769000 gene encoding protein WALLS ARE THIN 1, translated as MSDSGGSASANRMLCSVPERLQLHMAMLALQFGYAGFHVVSRAALNMGISKLVFPVYRNIIALLLLLPFAYFLEKKERPPITLNFLLQFFLLALVGITANQGFYLLGLDNTSPTFASAIQNSVPAITFLMAAILRIEKVRLNRKDGISKVAGTILCVAGASVITLYKGPTIYSPTPPLNRPTPTFVSLGDAEGKNWTLGCLYLIGHCLSWSGWLVLQAPVLKKYPARLSVTSYTCFFGLIQFLVIAAFAERDPQAWMFHSGGELFTILYAGVVASGIAFAVQIWCIDRGGPVFVAVYQPVQTLVVAIMASIALGEEFYLGGIIGAVLIIVGLYLVLWGKSQERKFAAQEKGAIQSTPEHSNIRTSSQIKASLTKPLLPPSTENV; from the exons ATGTCTGACTCTGGTGGTTCAGCCTCTGCTAACAGGATGTTGTGTTCGGTTCCTGAAAGGCTACAGCTGCATATGGCCATGTTAGCCTTGCAGTTTGGCTACGCAGGGTTCCATGTGGTCTCCAGGGCTGCCCTAAACATGGGAATTAGCAAACTTGTATTCCCAGTTTATAGGAATATCATTGCGTTGCTTCTGCTCCTTCCCTTTGCATATTTTCTTGAGAA GAAGGAGAGACCTCCCATTactctaaattttcttttacagtTCTTCCTCCTCGCTCTTGTTGG AATAACAGCAAATCAAGGTTTCTACTTGCTGGGCTTAGATAACACATCACCAACCTTTGCATCAGCAATCCAAAACTCCGTCCCAGCCATTACCTTCCTAATGGCAGCCATACTACG GATAGAGAAAGTTCGGCTAAATCGAAAAGATGGGATATCGAAGGTTGCAGGAACAATCTTGTGTGTGGCTGGAGCATCAGTGATAACTCTATACAAAGGTCCAACGATATACAGCCCAACTCCACCTCTGAATAGACCCACCCCGACGTTCGTTTCATTGGGAGATGCAGAGGGAAAGAACTGGACCCTTGGTTGTCTCTATCTGATTGGTCATTGCCTATCCTGGTCTGGTTGGCTGGTGTTGCAGGCACCGGTCCTGAAGAAGTACCCAGCTAGACTCTCCGTGACGTCCTACACATGTTTCTTTGGTCTCATTCAATTCCTCGTCATTGCGGCCTTTGCTGAGAGAGATCCTCAAGCTTGGATGTTCCACTCTGGCGGAGAACTCTTCACTATTCTCTACGCG GGAGTGGTGGCATCCGGGATCGCATTCGCTGTACAGATTTGGTGCATTGACAGAGGGGGCCCAGTCTTCGTTGCTGTTTATCAACCAGTTCAGACTCTTGTTGTCGCCATTATGGCTTCCATTGCTTTAGGGGAAGAATTCTATTTGGGAGG GATAATCGGTGCAGTGTTGATCATAGTAGGATTGTACCTAGTGCTATGGGGAAAAAGTCAAGAGAGAAAGTTTGCAGCTCAAGAAAAGGGTGCAATTCAGTCCACTCCGGAGCACAGCAACATCAGAACCTCAAGCCAAATCAAGGCCTCCCTCACGAAGCCACTTCTCCCTCCTTCAACTGAAAATGTTTAA
- the LOC105768998 gene encoding purple acid phosphatase, producing the protein MVAARWNCFSFQLVFAISFIFSIAEVCNGGRTSSFVRNSDLSRDMPLDSDVFRVPPGYNAPQQVHITQGDHLGNAVIVSWVTPDEPGSNSVFYWAENSELKNSAQGIVLTYKYFNYTSGFIHHCTVRDLEFDTKYYYEVGIGNSSRRFWFVTPPAIGPDVPYTFGLIGDLGQTHDSNSTLTHYELNPAKGQTLLFLGDLSYADAYPFHDNARWDTWGRFIERNAAYQPWIWTAGNHEIDVVPAIREAIPFKPYTHRYHVPYTASGSTSPLWYSIKRASTYIIVLSSYSAYGTSTPQYKWLERELPKVNRTETPWLIVLMHSPFYNSYVHHYMEGESMRVMFEPWFVEYKVDVVFAGHVHAYERSERISNIAYNIANGLCTPIKDPSAPVYLTIGDGGNLEGLVTEMTEPQPNYSAYREASFGHGILEIKNRTHAYFGWHRNQDGYAVEADSLWLHNRYWSVSDSEELSVATATI; encoded by the exons ATGGTTGCTGCGAGGTGGAACTGTTTTAGTTTTCAGTTGGTTTTTGCGATTAGCTTTATTTTTAGTATAGCTGAGGTTTGCAATGGAGGAAGAACCAGCAGTTTCGTAAGGAATAGTGACTTGTCTCGTGATATGCCACTGGACAGCGATGTGTTCCGGGTGCCTCCCGGCTACAATGCTCCCCAACAG GTTCATATAACACAAGGGGACCATCTGGGGAATGCTGTGATCGTCTCTTGGGTAACTCCGGATGAACCTGGTTCAAATTCAGTCTTTTACTGGGCTGAAAACAGTGAACTCAAAAACAGTGCACAAGGCATTGTTCTTACTTACAAGTACTTCAATTACACTTCTGGTTTCATTCACCATTGCACCGTCAGGGATTTGGAG TTTGATACCAAGTATTACTATGAGGTTGGGATCGGGAATTCATCGAGACGATTCTGGTTTGTAACTCCCCCTGCAATTGGCCCTGACGTACCATACACTTTTGGTCTCATAG GTGATCTCGGGCAAACTCATGATTCAAACAGCACGCTCACCCACTATGAGTTAAACCCTGCAAAAGGACAGACACTATTGTTCCTGGGAGACCTCTCCTATGCGGATGCCTATCCATTTCATGACAACGCAAGATGGGATACTTGGGGAAGGTTTATTGAGCGAAATGCGGCATATCAACCTTGGATATGGACTGCTGGAAATCACGAAATTGATGTTGTTCCCGCAATA AGGGAAGCTATACCTTTCAAGCCCTACACACACCGTTATCATGTACCCTATACAGCATCAGGGAGTACATCTCCTCTTTGGTACTCCATCAAGAGAGCTTCAACATATATCATTGTCTTGTCTTCCTACTCAGCTTATg GGACATCCACACCTCAGTACAAATGGCTTGAAAGGGAGCTTCCAAAAGTGAACCGGACAGAAACACCATGGCTCATTGTCCTTATGCATTCTCCTTTTTACAACAGTTATGTACATCATTATATGGAAGGGGAGTCCATGAGAGTAATGTTTGAGCCATGGTTTGTGGAGTACAAGGTTGATGTTGTATTCGCTGGACACGTCCATGCATATGAGAGATCC GAACGCATATCGAATATTGCGTATAACATTGCTAATGGATTGTGCACTCCCATAAAGGATCCATCTGCTCCAGTGTACTTGACCATTGGAGATGGAGGAAATCTGGAAGGATTGGTGACAGA GATGACAGAGCCACAGCCGAACTACTCGGCGTATCGTGAAGCCAGTTTTGGTCATGGAATACTGGAAATTAAGAACAGGACTCATGCTTACTTTGGTTGGCATCGAAATCAAGACGGTTATGCTGTGGAAGCGGATTCCCTATGGTTGCACAATAGATATTGGAGCGTTTCAGATTCAGAAGAATTATCTGTAGCCACTGCCACCATATGA
- the LOC105769002 gene encoding dehydration-responsive element-binding protein 2D, whose amino-acid sequence MSTSVMGGFGERKQIRRPAQASSRKGCMRGKGGPENALCTYKGVRQRTWGKWVAEIREPNRGARLWLGTFDTSHEAAMAYDAAARKLYGSEAKLNLPELCVGPRYPPPSTNTQAAAMGNQPQNLNNSGTCSSNSPTIIRTNDVQPVYNNDSVISFDSFPNENIDSQGNPAENNAKFGQNEDGIDGFWENMCVNLPVLDESIWAEAAISLDFPVMDDPGSFASSLVDVTGWDALQTPWCM is encoded by the coding sequence ATGTCAACATCAGTGATGGGTGGGTTTGGAGAGCGAAAACAAATAAGGAGGCCTGCTCAAGCTAGCTCGAGAAAAGGGTGCATGAGAGGCAAGGGAGGTCCAGAGAATGCTCTCTGCACTTACAAAGGTGTCAGGCAGAGAACTTGGGGCAAATGGGTGGCTGAAATTCGTGAACCCAACCGTGGTGCTCGTCTTTGGCTTGGAACTTTTGACACCTCTCATGAAGCTGCAATGGCTTATGATGCTGCCGCTCGCAAACTCTACGGCTCTGAAGCCAAGCTCAACTTACCAGAGTTATGTGTCGGCCCTCGGTATCCACCACCTTCAACCAATACTCAGGCTGCTGCAATGGGGAACCAACCTCAAAACCTGAATAATTCAGGTACGTGTTCATCAAATAGCCCAACTATTATCAGGACCAATGATGTACAACCTGTGTACAACAATGACTCGGTCATATCTTTCGATTCTTTCCCCAACGAGAACATTGATTCTCAAGGGAACCCGGCGGAGAACAATGCAAAATTTGGACAAAATGAAGATGGAATTGATGGGTTTTGGGAAAATATGTGTGTGAACTTGCCCGTCTTAGATGAATCGATTTGGGCTGAAGCTGCTATCTCATTAGATTTTCCAGTGATGGATGATCCTGGCAGTTTCGCAAGCAGCCTTGTGGATGTAACTGGCTGGGACGCCTTGCAAACCCCCTGGTGCATGTAA
- the LOC105769001 gene encoding uncharacterized protein LOC105769001: MALPQLIPSHSSSSLTHQPSINPNAANPYPMLKSFLKPSSLSQSRRFHRLSSLRASASSFPDNHQTDPSKPDDVVELPIFPLPLVLFPGAILPLQIFEFRYRIMMHTLLHTDLRFGVIYSDSVTGTTDVGCVGEIVKHERLVDDRFFLICKGQERFRITNVVRTKPYLVAEVNWLEDRPSGDEDLEGLASEVETYMKDVIRLSNRLNGKPEKETLDLRRNLFPTPFSFFVGSTFEGAPREQQALLELEDTATRLKREKETLRNTLNYLSAASAVKDVFPSS; encoded by the coding sequence ATGGCTCTCCCTCAGCTAATCCCTTCTCACTCTTCTTCTTCACTCACTCACCAGCCTTCCATAAACCCTAACGCAGCCAATCCATACCCCATGTTGAAGTCCTTTTTGAAGCCATCTTCTCTCTCTCAATCTCGCAGGTTTCACAGGCTCAGCTCTCTTCGAGCTTCGGCCTCTTCCTTCCCCGATAATCACCAAACCGATCCTTCTAAACCAGACGACGTCGTAGAGCTCCCTATATTTCCTCTCCCCTTGGTTCTCTTCCCCGGCGCTATCCTCCCTCTCCAGATTTTCGAGTTCCGTTACCGCATTATGATGCACACGCTCCTCCACACCGACCTCCGCTTTGGCGTCATTTACTCCGACTCCGTCACCGGCACCACCGACGTCGGCTGCGTCGGTGAGATCGTCAAACATGAGCGTCTCGTCGACGACCGCTTCTTCCTCATATGTAAAGGCCAGGAACGGTTCCGTATCACCAACGTCGTCCGTACGAAGCCTTATCTTGTCGCAGAAGTCAATTGGCTCGAAGACCGACCCTCCGGGGACGAAGATTTGGAAGGATTGGCCAGCGAAGTGGAGACTTACATGAAAGACGTGATTCGGTTATCGAATCGTCTTAACGGGAAGCCGGAAAAGGAAACGCTGGATTTGAGGAGGAATCTGTTTCCGACCCCGTTTTCCTTCTTCGTGGGGAGCACATTCGAAGGGGCGCCGAGAGAGCAACAGGCTTTACTGGAGTTGGAAGACACTGCCACCAGGTTAAAAAGAGAGAAGGAAACTTTAAGGAACACCCTTAATTACTTGTCGGCCGCCTCGGCCGTGAAAGACGTGTTTCCCTCTTCGTGA
- the LOC105768999 gene encoding zingipain-2: protein MEPLLASFLLSFLLFFDLSSAAASPSHISKIFETWCHQHGKSYSSEEEKSYRLKVFEDNYAFVTQHNAMTNSSYSLALNAFADLTHHEFKASRLGLSGAAIQFRCSNLREPRLVRDIPASLDWREKGAVTQVKDQGSCGACWSFSATGAIEGVNKIVTGSLISLSEQELVDCDKTYNTGCEGGLMDYAFQFVINNHGIDTEEDYPYQGREHTCNKEKLKRHVVTIDDYTDVPMTNEKKLLQAVATQPVSVGICGSERAFQLYCKGIFTGPCSTSLDHAVLIVGYGSENGVDYWIVKNSWGTRWGMNGYIHMIRNTGKSEGICGINMLASYPIKTSPNPPPSPPPGPTKCDFFTYCSAGETCCCTHRIFGICFLWKCCGLDSAVCCKDNRHCCPHNYPICDTKNNQCLKRVGNATIMESSNTNLAFRKISSW from the exons atggaaCCTCTTTTGGCTTCCTTTCTGCtatctttccttcttttctttgaCCTTTCTTCTGCTGCTGCTTCTCCCTCCCATATCTCCAAGATATTTGAAACTTGGTGCCATCAACATGGAAAAAGTTACTCATCCGAGGAAGAAAAATCTTACAGGCTTAAAGTCTTTGAAGACAACTATGCCTTTGTTACTCAACACAATGCTATGACCAATTCTTCTTATTCTTTGGCTCTCAATGCCTTTGCTGATCTCACTCACCACGAGTTCAAGGCCTCCCGCTTGGGTCTCTCCGGTGCTGCCATTCAGTTTAGGTGCTCCAACCTTCGAGAGCCGCGCCTTGTTCGGGACATCCCGGCTTCATTGGATTGGAGGGAGAAAGGCGCCGTGACTCAGGTCAAAGATCAAGGGAGTTGTG GTGCTTGTTGGTCATTCTCGGCAACCGGAGCTATAGAAGGTGTAAATAAAATTGTCACTGGATCTCTTATCAGCCTCTCTGAACAAGAATTGGTTGATTGTGACAAAACTTACAATACTGGCTGTGAGGGTGGGTTGATGGATTATGCATTTCAGTTTGTCATCAATAACCACGGAATAGACACTGAAGAAGACTATCCTTATCAAGGTCGGGAACATACTTGCAACAAAGAAAAA CTGAAACGACATGTGGTAACAATTGATGATTACACTGATGTGCCTATGACTAATGAGAAGAAACTGTTGCAAGCGGTGGCAACTCAACCTGTGAGTGTAGGTATATGTGGGAGCGAGAGAGCATTTCAATTGTACTGCAAG GGGATATTCACTGGTCCATGCTCAACTTCCTTGGATCATGCGGTGCTGATAGTAGGTTATGGTTCAGAAAATGGAGTGGATTATTGGATTGTGAAGAACTCATGGGGTACGAGGTGGGGAATGAATGGCTATATTCATATGATACGTAACACTGGCAAATCTGAAGGGATTTGTGGCATTAACATGTTGGCTTCCTATCCGATAAAGACTAGCCCAAATCCACCTCCTTCACCTCCTCCGGGGCCAACTAAGTGTGATTTCTTCACTTACTGTTCGGCTGGGGAAACCTGTTGTTGTACGCATCGCATATTCGGAATATGCTTTTTGTGGAAGTGTTGCGGGTTGGATTCAGCCGTGTGTTGCAAAGACAATCGTCATTGCTGCCCTCATAATTATCCAATCTGTGATACAAAGAACAATCAATGTCTCAAG CGTGTTGGAAATGCCACAATAATGGAATCATCTAATACGAATCTCGCTTTTAGGAAGATCAGCAGTTGGTGA